A window of Leptospira brenneri contains these coding sequences:
- a CDS encoding glycosyltransferase family 2 protein translates to MHYHLFPRKKPNLLSLIIPCYNEEEVLDILKKRLKEIIPKFQIKTEIILINDGSSDTTIVGLLQWAKEDPNVRVISLARNFGHQIAVTAGMDHARGDAVVVMDADLQDPPEIILEMLKKYEEGYDVVYGQRLARSGESVFKKITAWAFYRLMKILVHKDLPLDSGDFRLISRRCLDALNGLRENHRFLRGMNAWIGFPQAPVYYNRDARVAGETKYPLQKMLKLAMNAAVSFSPLPLRFSLGLGIVVAVIGFAVGVYALFRAFQHFILEMPIVYNPGWATIVTLICLIGGSILISIGILGEYVARIFEESKGRPLYVVEFTEGMTTKTKSKKLSR, encoded by the coding sequence ATGCATTATCATCTTTTCCCAAGAAAAAAACCAAATCTTCTTTCTCTCATCATTCCTTGTTATAATGAAGAAGAAGTTTTAGATATATTAAAAAAACGATTAAAGGAAATCATTCCGAAGTTTCAGATAAAAACAGAAATCATTTTAATCAATGATGGTAGTTCTGATACGACTATCGTGGGACTTCTGCAATGGGCGAAAGAGGATCCAAATGTTCGTGTGATCTCTCTTGCTAGAAATTTTGGACATCAAATTGCAGTCACTGCAGGAATGGACCATGCACGTGGGGATGCGGTGGTTGTGATGGATGCTGATTTGCAGGACCCTCCTGAAATCATTTTGGAAATGTTGAAAAAATATGAAGAAGGGTATGATGTTGTGTATGGCCAAAGATTGGCCAGGTCCGGTGAGTCTGTTTTTAAAAAAATCACTGCTTGGGCATTTTATCGACTGATGAAAATTTTAGTCCATAAGGACTTGCCGCTAGATTCGGGGGATTTTCGACTCATTTCTAGACGTTGTTTGGACGCATTAAATGGTCTTCGCGAAAACCATCGTTTCCTTCGTGGAATGAATGCTTGGATTGGTTTTCCGCAAGCTCCTGTGTATTATAATCGTGATGCACGTGTTGCTGGTGAAACAAAATACCCTTTGCAAAAGATGTTAAAACTTGCAATGAATGCTGCGGTTTCCTTTTCTCCGCTCCCACTTCGATTTAGTTTGGGGCTTGGGATTGTTGTTGCGGTGATTGGTTTTGCTGTTGGTGTTTACGCACTCTTTCGTGCCTTCCAACATTTTATTTTAGAAATGCCTATTGTTTATAACCCAGGCTGGGCCACGATCGTTACCTTGATTTGTTTGATTGGTGGTTCTATTCTCATATCCATTGGAATCTTAGGAGAATATGTAGCTCGCATTTTTGAAGAATCAAAGGGTCGTCCGCTCTATGTGGTGGAATTCACAGAAGGAATGACAACTAAAACTAAATCAAAAAAGCTAAGTCGATAG